The sequence below is a genomic window from Pleuronectes platessa chromosome 13, fPlePla1.1, whole genome shotgun sequence.
CCATTTAGAGGATTGTTCCAGCAGCATTAAACATCCTGACAGTGGTCCAATCCGTAAGCGTGTTCGACTTCCAGACGAGTCCAGATACTGAAGCATCACACACTGGTGTAACCGTCCAGACTCGGCTACTAAAGAGCTCATGAACATTTCTGGTCAGGTACCTCCAGGTGGGGGAGACACCTTTTGGTTCAACTCTTCGCCATTGACTTTGGACACTCTGGCAAGCAGGTCCCGTATGTCGGCCTCATCACTGAAGGGGTTGTCCTTATATTCGTCCCGTAGCCACTCTCTGAactgcaggaaaagaaaaagacaaacagttgAGATATTCTCTTCTACTCTGTTTTCCTGTAATCGAATCTTGGCACTGACCTCATCAGCCTGAGTCGCTTCAAACTGCTGGAGCTGCCGCTGAAATCCCAGGTTGGGGCCGGCACATGGTCGGACCACCTTCACGGCAGCCAGCGCCTCCTGCCAGCCCAGGCCTGTCACTGTCATGATGTAAGCTATCACCAGGGTCACACTGCGGGACACACCTGCCAAACTTTACAGTGACGgatgaaaagtgaaatgcaGGAAAGGAAAGGTGCTTTTCCAACAAAGATTTTAGGCATGACTGCAgagtgtttttcatttaaacagACAATATCAATTTTCGGCCACTGGGGGTCTCTCAATAATTTCAAGTAAAGTCAGTAAAGCAGCTTGGGAACAGGGAAGTTGCTCTCTTCAATACAATTGCTCAATGCCATTCAGCCGTAAATTATGTTCGAGATGGgtaaatgtttttaagttttacagcAAATAAACAATCCTGATCCATGTCGAAAAACATTCGGCTGGAAAAACAGCCGACAGGCTAACAGAGTGTTTGCTCTGTTTTTCTGTGAAGAGACTCAATACTGTTTTTTGGGAAGTTCAAGAATAGGCCTTCGCTTATCGTTTAATCTCTTCTGTGCAGCCGTTCCACATGGGTTCACTTGTATACTTGGTTGATCTCAGTTGTTTTCAGCTCTAGATAAACACTGTACATACCTAAATATTCAACATGACTATGATTAAaccaatagatagatagaggaaAACTGGAGGAAGTCTCAGCTCTGTTCCATAAGCCTGTGTGAGTGAGACGACATTCTAACTTCCAGGTAAAGACACAACAGGCGACCTTGCTCTCACCAGTGAACGAGGCAGCCCTCTCCTTTGAGGCGAGACTCGTGCATGAACATTATACTTTGTTTAAAGTGCTGAGTACTGTGGAGCATAAGAAAACACTTGTTAAAGTCattcattaaaacattaaaccATTTGCAGAGCAGGAACTATAAGAAAACCTTGTGTTAAGAACTGAAACTGTTATCAGAGTTGGGTTAGTTATTTCAAGTATATTTCAATTTGTTGTGGTATTGTGTTAAATTCCGAATTCCAAATTGCCTAAGCAACAGATCAATTTAAAAAGTATAGATTTAGCACCGGTattgggaaaaataaaaaaaaataatggtgtgtgtgcttttgcaccTGACTTGTCAGACTATCATTTCTCATCCTGGGTGGATCAGGATGAGGGTTTGCTGTGTTCAAGTTTCAGAGAGGTGTCATATTTCACAGAGCATAAACACCACCAGCTCTGAACGTATGTATGAGGCAACCGGggctttgtgtgagtgtgtctgagtAAACAGGCTTGTGTTTTAATATGTAAGAGAGTGACTGTGTGAAGGGGGTCATGTCAATAAATAGAGACACAGCACAAACCATTGTGCTAAAACGACGGAACTATGTTGTTTAACTTCCTGCtaaaatgtgaatttgtgtgtgtgtgtgtgtgtctgtgttacgcAGTGTGGTACATGTGTCTAACCAGGCAGGCAATGACCCTTTattcatcaccccccccccccttttcatgTTAAACACCAGGGGAGGAGTGTGTCACATCACAAAAAACCACAGAGCTGTATCCAGTGGTGTTGCTGTGGTCTACTCAGAGAataatttcacattaaaatgttGAGCCTGTGAAAGCATATCATTTACACGTTGGCTTGAAGAAAGTGAACCTCAGACGCCCACGCAGTGCAGCCTCGAATGaatgctgctctctctctcgctctctctctgcgttGCATTGTTCTATGGCTGTAGCTGATTTGCTGCACATTTTGGTACTTACAGGTTTTGTGTGGGCAGGTCAGCTGCTGAAATGCAGAGATAGGTCATCTCCTAAGGGACACAGTATATTAGAGACCTGTTTGCAGCCACTTGCATggaacaaatcaaatcaataaaaaaaaaagaagcaggaaaCAAATGGTTTCATAACAATGCTCTGAAGGTTTCAGGCAATTTTGACGTGACCTGAAGACACGTTTCCACATATCCTCATATTTTTTACCACAAAACCAAGAACAGGAGCTGTGGTGAAACTTCACATCAAAATCATAACCTAGAACAAAACATAATAATGAAGAGAGACCGAACGGTCCAACCTGGCTGAGGAAAGAAACGCCTACTCTCCAACCCACACACAACTCAGCTCACTGTCCAAACCAACTGGTGTTGACTGGCATCTTTCATGATAGTCCCGAGGATCTCACAAGGAAGGAACGCCCCTGCCTATTGTTTGCTCACTCGGGACTGACACACTGTTTGCTCTCGAAGCAGCAATATCTGTGAGCATCAACGAAGCCTCCACCGGAACAACCTGACGGACCGGTTTATGGAACTGTGTCTGTGCTTAAATCATGTGCATGGGACTATTACACAGAGGAGGGTCTCTGCCAATCATATCAAATATTGGCCAAATTAgttcactgcaaaaaaaaaaaaaaaatgtatgagaaACTGAAggggagggagcagagaggagagggagagcttCTCACCTGGAGGATTGGAGCTGCACTGTCATGGATGGACaggatgtgtgtgatgttgttcCTGGCTAAGTGTTCTCGGTCTCTTGCATCTGCAACGCCACAAACCAAGAGCATGAGAACATGCGACCGTAAAATAAAGATGCAAACCAAAATGGCTtgaaatgcacaaacacacacctttgaAATTGCCCAAGTATAAGTCCGACAGCACCTGTAAGGACagagaaagcacacacacacacacacacacacacacacacacacacacacacacacacacacacacacacacacacacacacacacacacacacacacacacacacacacacacacacacacacacacacacacaccaacttcaGTGATACAATTTCAAACATGTGGACTGAGAAGTCATCCTGAAAATAAGTGACAAGAAACCACAGCGTCAACTAAGACCTTGAAATTatgactgtaaaaaaaacacacaaataaaactatATTTAATCATGCTAAATATTTAGCAAGAAAGTTGAGGGTTTAATCTTTTTAATCAAACCAATGACAagacatcttttttttaacaaagctcTAAAAGACTAACGAGGAGGATGACTGTCCTCTCCTAATTTACGCACAAGGAACATGGGAGCACTCGCGCGTAAATTCCAGCGCGTGCAACAGATGGATCTCATACCTTGTTGATTCCATTACCCATCCTGACCGACCCAGTGTGGAGAGACCCCCCGCTGACCCTCCTCGTCCTTTGAAACCTGCTTCAATCCGACAGCTTGTCGGTTTCCCAGACCCGCTGCTGCTGGGGCGCAAAAAGCTGCAGCTCCTCGTCCGAACCGAGCAGAGCACTGCTGCATATGCAGGCTCCCCGTGGTGGATGCTGGGAGTTGTAGTTCTCTGGTATAAGGAGTGTAGCGCGGCTTTTAATAGTGTGGATACAGTGGATTACGGCACAGGTGTGATCAAAACCCCAACCTTGAATTTGTGGTGAGATATGATACTGGAATATTAATACACTGCCCCATGGCCCAGTGACACCGAATACTAAACCCTAAACTGCGACTGGCTACATAGCAGGGCAAAAATAGACAAGCCCCTGTGGGAAAGCCTGGTATAAGACAGTATGTGCACACGTGTCAGGGAGTTAGTTCAGCTCTAAGTCCACGAATAAAAAAGCAAATAGAATAAATCAACGACAAAACATAGAAGAAAAGTAGAAATGAAATCACCACAGGattaaaaatgtgaaaacaactgTTCCAGTGTTTCCAAAAACAAGATAGTGTGTAATCTCAGTTAAGGCCTGTATGATCACGTTGTTTGAGTCAGTTAATTGAAAGTTAAATTTATACATAAAAGAGCATAAAAAGTTTTGGGGCATTAGTGTCACAAACATGTGGCTGGCACTAACATCGTTATACTCCACCTGAGGCTTTTTGTGTGCGCAACACGTACCACAGTGGGTTACTAATAAGTGCATTCATCTGTACACACAGAAGTTGTGTTGTTCTTGTGCATCACACAAATCATTCCTAATGATGTGCAGTAAATGTGCAGTATAAAGTTACTGAAGAACACCAGGCCTATATGAAGTGAGCCTGGCTGGCTTTCTTGTTTCAGATAGAAATTGATGCAACATATTGAGATCTTGTCTCACAAATAAGtatttaaaacaacaacttgTTTGTGCAGCAAGTAGGAGTGAGTAATGGCAGCTGCTCAACAATGGTGGCGGTGGGTGGTAGTGAGTCCTATACCAACCTTGTAATTGTCATAACCCTGGACAAAATAAAGTGGGACTTCAGCCCAGGTTTGAGTTGTTTTCACATGAAAAGGTTGTTTAAGGGTTTGGTTACTCTTTGAGATGAATACTTTCTCAGAGGCAGAGGAACTGATCCAGTGGCAGTGacgggatgaggaggagaggctaAACTTGCCATTGGCCCAGGGTCTAATCCTTCCCTGCAGCGAAGATGACTAACCGTTCCACCCTCAGAGCATCAATTTACTTTACACCATTATGAAAAAAAGGGTTTTCTCTGCACCACCCTTGCTTGGGGGGGCTGTCAAACCCCAACTCACTGCACCAACAGACAGAAGCATGGAGAGGGCAACCTCCATTGAGACGCTCAAAGCTCAGGGAGACAAATGGACACTGGTGCCaccggaaaaaaaaacacctggaCTGTGATTCTCACCTGAGGAGTTTTAAACATCTACAGGAGAAGAGGGCGGCATAATGAAGGGAAATCTTCGGTATGGTTCTGTGCatgtaaagtaaataaacagtGAGGAAGACTGGACCTCAACATCCTCTTAGAATTGGCAACGGATAATAGCAAGCACTGCTACACTGGTATTATTGCTGGGGTAGCATGGCACCTGGCAGTCTTTGCACTGATAGACTGACATTGACAACATCAACAGGAAGTACGGCTATACCCACTGCACCACCACAGATAGGCTACACATTTAAACCCATGTGCCAGTTGCTTTCACTTCCTGGTGATCTGTTGTTGCTCTATAGACAGGGGCAGCATGGGAAAACCAGACTAGAGTTTGAATGGCAGTTGTGAGATGGCCTGTCCTCTACTGTACAGTGTAGGGAACTGGAAAATAATGTAGTGAGCTGGTTTTCAGTCTGATACCCGGTTCATTCAGGAATTACATTCTCACTTCAATCTTCTAAATTTCTGATTTTTCAGGGAGATAAATTAGTTTGGTGATTCATTTCTCTCATTAAAAAGTATGACTGTGCTGTATTTCATTTACGACTGAGGGAAATATGACTTATAAAGCACCTTCAATGAAACTAGGGGTGCATGAATACTAGGTTATATCTCAAAAAAACCTCACAGCATTTAATTTGTTGATGGAAAGTTGTACATGTACGTTTCTCATAGATTAGTTTGTGTTACCCTCAGCACACGGTAATCATGTCATGGCTGGAAAGTTTTCTGAGCAACCAGAAATTTACTGCCGATAAATGTGACTAAtagtaaaagaagaaaagaaaaacaaacataatgtGAACCAGATTACAGAGACAACCCATTACAGGTTAATGAGCTACCGGTGCTTTCTTGTGGCTTTAGTGAGGAATTCACAGATGGCTGCTCAAAATGTCGGCCTATATGTCAGTCATCGCCCACACTGTCAGAAAGTACGATCCGGGTGGTTTCCCGCTCTAGTTTCACATATACCATATTTTATCAatgaacttttttttctttaagatGAGGCTAAGGAATGAGTTAAGCTGTGTGAATCGACCTTCTTGTTGAAAAAATAGGATTGAGGACCTGAGAGAGCGCTCGCCAAACTCCATTCAAAGAAGGTTGTGATTAAATAACTGTACAACCCCCATCATTCTAACACTGAACGAAaggtttattgttgttgtttaatgttGAAGCAGTGGAAACATGAGCGAGGATGGTTTGGGTGAGTTTTAGTACCTctgccagggaggttatgttttcattggcttgaggttgtttgtctgttaggtAGCAGGATAAGTCAAAAAccactggaccaataaccataatacttagtggaaggatgtgggatGTGTCAGAGACGAAACCATTCCATTTTGGTGTGGGTGCTGATCAGGGGAAGGATACAggatttttgttgatttctcaaagaataattaaTGGGGCCTTGATGAAAAAAGCTGGCGTGTTTAAGGGGACTGACATTTATAAGTGTCTGAAATGAGGAGCAAATACAGATTAAAATCAAGACGtagtgaatataaatgtattttatctgtTGATAAATCATTGCTTACaacttttgtttttgcagaaaAAGCCTTTTAATGCATAACAGGTTCAAATGGaagtttgtttgtatattgttaatTTAAATTTCTATGTTATCTTTCTTattcctgttgttttgttttgttctgtgttgttttgatcATGTTTGTCGTGGTGTTTTGCTtttggttgttgtgttttgaatttTTTGTTGTGACTTGTCAGTGCGACTCctggagatggagccacaggagACCTTCTTCCACGCCGGCAATGGACTCTGCTGAACCGTCTGCGTACTGGGGTCGGTCGGTTCAAATCTTCAATGAAGAAGTGGGGCCTGGCAGACAGCGCTGCATGCGAGTGTGGTGCCCCTGAACAGACTGTCGAACATATTATGACAACCTGCCCCCTACACAGACCACCCTCGGAAGCCGGCCTCTTTGACGTGGGACCAGAGACAAGGGCATGGCTACAAGACACTGAGTTGGACCTCTGATGTTAcacgagagaagaagaagtgcgACTCCTCATCTGTCGTTGTCATTTGCACTTCCGGGCCTCCATACATGCATTTTGAAAAACCCTGTCTGACCTTATTCAGATTAGTGCTTTAGAGACAAAGTGTTCCCAtcatattattgtattattctaGTTTTAGTCTTCTGCGTGATTTAAAGTTGTTTAATCTGTGATAACTAACTTCACCAGTGGGTGGCGGCAAAACCAGAAGACAACATTGTTCCATTCAGAGTAAATCTGAGTCAAATCCCCGTTTATAAATGatcaaaacagaaataaaacaactcGACATTAAATCATTTCTACAATCAGTTGTGTTTTTACGCCTTTTCAGCCACAACAGCGCGAATCTACTACTCATCCTGATCCCTCTGTGATCCACTTGATGGGCTGTTTGTAGTTTCCATGTCGCATGTGTAGTTTTAAACTCCGGtgggaggacgaagaggaattCCCGGAACTAAAGTGTCTGTGTTTGATTCCGCAGCCTCTCGGGTAAGTGTCTATTTAATAGTCTCAAGTTAGAATGAAAACTAACTGTGTTTATAATGTTGTTTCTGTCACAGCTCAGGTGTTTAGTTACAGTTTAAGTTTGTGTTGTCGCCTAAAGTTTCTTAACGTGACGCGTTAGCTTAAATGTCCAGTGTCTCGACTGTGATGTCGCGTCGCGGCTTCATCCCCTCGCTCGGGGGCCTCtaacattgtgttttgtgtgtgtccgtgtgttcaCGCAGTTCGTGTGAGTCTCTAAAAGTTTGTGTGTCCCCGTTGTGTTACTGTAACTCCTCACCAGAGATGGCCACCGCACCTCAGTCCTCGTTTCAGATGAGCTCGGCGGATCTGATCCGGAAGGAGCCGCTGGACTACGGGGGCTTCGGGGACGTGTACCTGTGCTACCACGTGACCCTGGGCCAGGTGGTGCTGAAGACCCTGTTCACGGGCATCCTGCGCAACGAGTGAGTCCTCGGTGCATGCTGGGTATTCCCCCTGTGGCCCGATGCTAACTGGAATCATGTGtccaccaaacacacactgattgagAGTAGATGACAGGATGTAGAGTAACACTTCATTATCAatagtattattgttattatagatAGAAGAATGCTGATGTTGATAGGAGTGTTGTGGTTTTAATTGCAGCGAGTGTCCATAATGTCCAGTCTGAAGACGCTTTCTATTTCCAAGCACTAACCCTTTTAACATGGACAATAAACACGTCTGTCCCATATTCACCTTTCAGATTATGAAATATATAgatggacggacagacagatggattgAGAGATATACAGATTCAccgatagacagatagatagatatatggacagacggatagatagatagatagacagacagaaagacagaaagatggacagaaagatagacagacagatggaaggacggatagatagatagatagagtaGACGGATAGAtgaccagacagacagacggatggacAAAAAGGAcgcatagatagatagatagacagattgaggacagatagatagatagatagatagatagatagatagacagattgAGGACAGATAGATgcgtagatagatagatagatagacggataGTTGAAtagacggacggacggacggatgcACAGATGTACTGTATTGATCCCAAACTGGGAAATcattgtgttacagcagcatgtCACAGGCCTCCTTGTACACAGGGCGAAGAACAAGAGATTAAACACAAAATCCTGTCTCCCTGAAACCACTCTGAGACTCAAAATGATGCAAGTTATGTCTTGCAGATCATCTGGTTATCCCTTTATGTGCTGTGCTTTCCAGGGACAGCAAGAGGGCCCTGCTTGCGGAAGGGAACATCATGGCAAGTCTGAACCACGAGCGGGTGGTGAAGTTGTTGGGTGTGATCATGGAGGATAGAGACTGCTCACTAGTCATGGAGCTCATCCCCAGAGGCAACCTACTAGTCATGCTACAAAAGGTCAGCAGGTTTAAAATCTCTCGTCATGATGATACATTTGATCATGTATGCATCTGTGCTTTGCGTCTATAAATAACTCAACATATGTTTGATATGAATCGAAGGTTTACCCGAGTAAATTGTGCTCTGTCCCTAGGTCTCTGTACCAGTATCCGTCAAAGGTAGAATCATTTTAGAGATTTTGGAAGGGATGGTGTACCTGACAGAAAAACGTGTCATACACAAGGACATCAAGCCAGATAACATTTTAGTGGACAAGGATTTTCACATTAAGGTATATTTTTACATACATAGGCCAATGACAATTTTATAATTGTCACAGCGGGAAATCTACAGTTGTGGTAATCCAAGGATCCTCTGTTTTCTAGATCGCGGACATGGGCCTGGCCACCTGCCAGACATGGAGCAAACTCACAAAGGAGGAGTTTCGCAAGAGGAGTCGCATCAGCCAATCGGCTGGGACAAGAGGGGCCGGCACCCTGAGCTACATGGCTCCTGAGCACCTGGAGAGTATAAACACTGCCTCCTCCGAGAAATCTGATGTCTACAGCTTTGCCATCGTGGTTTGGGTCATTCTCACAAGGGAAGAGCCATACGCAAGTGAGTTAGGACCCCAAAACAGACTCAAGTCCCAATGACAGAACACATGAGTCtatttctctcttcttcaccGTCTGATTTACTCCCTCAAAGGAAAACAGCCTTTTTCATAACCCCTAACTACATTGATTCAACATCATGTCGATAATCAAAGTGTCTTATTTGATGTCCAGATGCCAGGAGTGAAGATCACATCAGCCAGTGTGTTCGTCAAGGTGACCGACCCGCAGAGGACCGTATTCCAGAAGACACGCCTGCACAAATAATTGAGTTCATGAAGAATTGCTGGAATCACAATCCATCGAAGCGACCAACATTTAAaggtagctgtgtgtgtttgtacttaaATCTTTGTGAGCAccattttgatttagttttaggCAAGGTGCTAGGAAAGGCAATATGCCATtaagtgtcctcactaagatagaagtacaaggatgtatttgtgttttgtactAATTTGTGTTACTGCTGTATGACCTTTTAgagcataaacactgaccttatTAGGACCAGTAGAACTCATGGGGACCAAATCCTGATCCTAATGAGACAAACGTTTTCATTTGTGAAGTCCTGGTCGCGGTGTGGGCATGATGTGGTCATCGTTATGGTTTTGGTttggctgtccacaatgaatggacgTCAATGCATTGTCCAAATAAGGATAGTGCTGTGCAATTTAACCAAAATGTCCTGATAGAGGTTATTTCATATCCAAATAACGTTATTGGATTTTCACAGGACACCAagttttttaaaatgtcttattaCAGTATGTCAACTTTCCTTCTTGAATGTCAGGCTTGATAATTTGACCCCTGCAGTTTTCTTCCTGTTCTTGCAGAGGCCCACAgcttcttccttcctttctaCGAGGAAACACTGGAACCACATATAGAGGAAGATCTACTTCAGCTGAGGGTAAATATATCCGTATATGTAGGATTTGATGTGGTTGTCATTTCTATAATGCACATTGGATAAAATAAACAGTTAATTGAAAGTTGAAATATACACCAAACTATTTATCTTATATCACGCTCCTCCATGTGATTCTCTTCACACAGACATACGAAGGCCCAGATGATCTTGTTGAGAAGATGAGATTGTGTTCACTGAACCCTGAATACTCTTCAGCAGGTGAGCCATGTTGGCCTACCGTGTTACATTTAATGTTCTAAATGATGAGAAAAGCTTGTTCATCTTTATTGCTTCACTTCTCTCCTCACCGGACAGACTGCCCTGCTCCTTTGGTGAGTTCAGACAAAAGTGTGCCAGTTGAAGCCAGCATTGAAGACATGCGTGACATCCAGAGCGAGCCATCGGTGGGATCTTTTCAGTCAGACGCCAGGGGAGATAACACACCTTCAGCGTTGGATGACAAACTGCATCGGGAGCTTCTGTACCACAAACACGGCAGCTACAGCTGTGAAAACCAGCCGGAGCCTGTGAACACCTTCCACCGCAACAGCTCCAATCCCTTCCTGCAATGCAACCGCACTTCAGATCGCGTGGCAATGCAACCAGAAGAAGACAAGCCGCCTGGGTCCTCTGTCCATTCCTGGTCGAAAGCTGAGCCAGAGCGGAGCAGCAGCCAGGAGCCGTGGTGTCGCCCCACATCCGGTCTCTACCAGTCCATGAACTCAACTGAATCAGATGCAACCTCATTTCCAATGTCCACCAGCTCTGCCTCACTGGATCAGCTCAACCAGCAACAGCCGCATTCCAACTTTAACCGCCAGAAATCTTGGCCCGTGACTGATACATCCGCTCCAGGCTGTCTCATGCCACCAGAGCCAGGTACAAAATGAGGCGTTTCCTCTTCTCACGTGTTTACAGCTAGTCCTGTCCCCTTTGACATTTGAagtgtgtttgctttgtgcTCATTTTAGGGTCTATTGTCATTAATAATGCCAGAGGGATTCAGATTGGAAACAGCAACGTTTTGATGATCAGAAGTTACGAGCAGCCCGATAGTTCAATACCTGCATCGACTAGCAGCGCAACCGCCTCTCTCATCAGAGAAGGCATTCAGAAATATGGTAAAGTATGCTAAaggcttttttttatatatataacagaTGTATTTCCTGTTTGCAAACaaatattcaggttggtgtgatTATTGAGCCCATTACAGGTAAATTCAATGTTTTCTTTctataaaatgacaaaaatggtCATTGATATTttccaaaaaacaaaaccttcaATTTGCATGTTTGGAAAAAGGCATAGATCCTCACATTCAAGAGgctgaaatgtttgtttgcgATTATCAAATCATTTTTGATAATTTTTGCCATTTTGGAGGCAGGTCCGCGGAGCAGTGCAGATAATGTTGATAACAACAGTGTTTTCTGGTTCAACAAATACTTTAACTTGAAATCATTTTTTGCCGTTGCTTGTATTATTACTACTTACAGATTTATTTGACTGTTATTTAGAGGACTATCCCGTGACGGAGGAGCACCTGGATCTGCTGCGGAGCAACATCGGGTTGAAATGGAAGCCTATCGCGCGGCAGCTGGGTTTGACCAGTGTGGAAATAGAGACCACAGAGCACGACTACTCCCGCGACGGCCTGCCAGAGATTGTGCACCAAATGCTGGAGCGCTGGAGAATGAAGGAGGGAAGCACCGGCTGCAGAA
It includes:
- the dusp22b gene encoding dual specificity protein phosphatase 22-B is translated as MGNGINKVLSDLYLGNFKDARDREHLARNNITHILSIHDSAAPILQEMTYLCISAADLPTQNLTQHFKQSIMFMHESRLKGEGCLVHCLAGVSRSVTLVIAYIMTVTGLGWQEALAAVKVVRPCAGPNLGFQRQLQQFEATQADEFREWLRDEYKDNPFSDEADIRDLLARVSKVNGEELNQKVSPPPGGT
- the ripk1l gene encoding receptor-interacting serine/threonine-protein kinase 1 isoform X2, with amino-acid sequence MATAPQSSFQMSSADLIRKEPLDYGGFGDVYLCYHVTLGQVVLKTLFTGILRNEDSKRALLAEGNIMASLNHERVVKLLGVIMEDRDCSLVMELIPRGNLLVMLQKVSVPVSVKGRIILEILEGMVYLTEKRVIHKDIKPDNILVDKDFHIKIADMGLATCQTWSKLTKEEFRKRSRISQSAGTRGAGTLSYMAPEHLESINTASSEKSDVYSFAIVVWVILTREEPYANARSEDHISQCVRQGDRPAEDRIPEDTPAQIIEFMKNCWNHNPSKRPTFKEAHSFFLPFYEETLEPHIEEDLLQLRTYEGPDDLVEKMRLCSLNPEYSSADCPAPLVSSDKSVPVEASIEDMRDIQSEPSVGSFQSDARGDNTPSALDDKLHRELLYHKHGSYSCENQPEPVNTFHRNSSNPFLQCNRTSDRVAMQPEEDKPPGSSVHSWSKAEPERSSSQEPWCRPTSGLYQSMNSTESDATSFPMSTSSASLDQLNQQQPHSNFNRQKSWPVTDTSAPGCLMPPEPGSIVINNARGIQIGNSNVLMIRSYEQPDSSIPASTSSATASLIREGIQKYEDYPVTEEHLDLLRSNIGLKWKPIARQLGLTSVEIETTEHDYSRDGLPEIVHQMLERWRMKEGSTGCRIGRLCQALSGIMSLDVMQKMLDICSSCY
- the ripk1l gene encoding receptor-interacting serine/threonine-protein kinase 1 isoform X1, with protein sequence MCSFKLRWEDEEEFPELKCLCLIPQPLGSCESLKVCVSPLCYCNSSPEMATAPQSSFQMSSADLIRKEPLDYGGFGDVYLCYHVTLGQVVLKTLFTGILRNEDSKRALLAEGNIMASLNHERVVKLLGVIMEDRDCSLVMELIPRGNLLVMLQKVSVPVSVKGRIILEILEGMVYLTEKRVIHKDIKPDNILVDKDFHIKIADMGLATCQTWSKLTKEEFRKRSRISQSAGTRGAGTLSYMAPEHLESINTASSEKSDVYSFAIVVWVILTREEPYANARSEDHISQCVRQGDRPAEDRIPEDTPAQIIEFMKNCWNHNPSKRPTFKEAHSFFLPFYEETLEPHIEEDLLQLRTYEGPDDLVEKMRLCSLNPEYSSADCPAPLVSSDKSVPVEASIEDMRDIQSEPSVGSFQSDARGDNTPSALDDKLHRELLYHKHGSYSCENQPEPVNTFHRNSSNPFLQCNRTSDRVAMQPEEDKPPGSSVHSWSKAEPERSSSQEPWCRPTSGLYQSMNSTESDATSFPMSTSSASLDQLNQQQPHSNFNRQKSWPVTDTSAPGCLMPPEPGSIVINNARGIQIGNSNVLMIRSYEQPDSSIPASTSSATASLIREGIQKYEDYPVTEEHLDLLRSNIGLKWKPIARQLGLTSVEIETTEHDYSRDGLPEIVHQMLERWRMKEGSTGCRIGRLCQALSGIMSLDVMQKMLDICSSCY